The following proteins are co-located in the Candidatus Zixiibacteriota bacterium genome:
- a CDS encoding zinc-binding dehydrogenase, which yields MKAIVFTEYGPPDVLQYREIDKPEPAESEVLVKVSASSVNAYDWHMLRADPFLVRLMNGLFKPRIQILGADIAGVVEAVGCEVTRFKAGDQVYGDISALGGGFAEYVCADESFLAFKPASLSFAESASLPMASVTALQGLRDHGKIKSGQKVAINGASGGVGSCAIQIAKAFDGEVTAICSTRNMETARDLGADHVIDYTREDFTKSGNKYDLIFAVNGNSSIFDYRRALTPGGRFVQSGGSMKQVYQAMILGPILSKKNGRKMKNYIARPNSKDLEFIAELVQNGNLKPVIDKKYELDEVPEAIRFLEDGHARGKIVITIADRFKENL from the coding sequence ATGAAAGCAATTGTCTTTACTGAGTATGGCCCGCCGGATGTACTCCAGTACAGGGAAATCGACAAGCCTGAGCCTGCTGAAAGTGAGGTGCTGGTGAAGGTATCGGCATCCTCGGTCAACGCCTATGACTGGCATATGCTTCGGGCCGATCCGTTTCTGGTGCGCCTGATGAATGGTCTCTTCAAGCCCAGGATCCAGATCCTGGGTGCCGATATAGCCGGAGTAGTTGAAGCTGTCGGATGTGAAGTAACACGATTTAAGGCCGGCGATCAGGTTTATGGCGACATTTCCGCTCTGGGCGGAGGATTTGCTGAGTATGTATGTGCCGACGAAAGCTTTCTCGCTTTCAAACCCGCCAGCCTGTCGTTTGCGGAATCCGCCTCGTTGCCTATGGCATCCGTGACAGCACTCCAGGGACTTCGTGACCATGGCAAAATTAAAAGCGGTCAGAAAGTCGCAATCAACGGCGCTTCCGGAGGTGTAGGGTCCTGCGCAATCCAGATCGCCAAAGCATTCGACGGTGAAGTAACTGCTATCTGCAGTACCAGGAACATGGAGACGGCGCGCGATCTCGGGGCCGATCATGTCATTGACTATACCCGTGAGGATTTTACAAAATCCGGGAATAAGTACGACCTTATCTTTGCCGTCAACGGGAACTCATCGATTTTTGATTACAGGCGCGCCTTAACACCCGGCGGACGCTTCGTGCAATCCGGAGGATCGATGAAACAGGTTTATCAAGCCATGATCCTGGGACCGATTTTATCGAAAAAAAACGGCAGAAAGATGAAAAACTATATTGCCCGGCCAAACAGCAAAGATTTAGAATTCATCGCTGAACTTGTCCAAAACGGAAATCTGAAGCCTGTTATCGACAAGAAATATGAACTAGATGAGGTTCCCGAGGCTATCCGCTTCCTCGAAGATGGCCACGCTCGCGGAAAAATCGTGATTACAATCGCTGACAGGTTTAAAGAAAACCTGTAA
- a CDS encoding NAD(P)H-binding protein gives MKTGQKVLVAGATGYLGNYLVKAFKNRGCYVRALARNPEKLKHLTEFVDDIFIGEITKPDSLQGICDDIDIVISSIGITRQKDNLSYMDVDYRGNYNLLKEAVNHSVSKFIYISA, from the coding sequence ATGAAAACAGGCCAAAAGGTGCTGGTAGCCGGTGCGACCGGCTATCTCGGAAACTACCTGGTAAAAGCTTTTAAAAACCGCGGTTGCTATGTGCGTGCCCTGGCCAGAAATCCCGAAAAATTGAAGCACCTGACCGAATTTGTGGATGACATATTCATAGGGGAGATAACAAAACCGGATTCATTACAGGGGATCTGCGATGATATTGACATCGTGATATCATCCATTGGGATTACCAGACAAAAGGACAACCTCTCCTATATGGATGTCGATTATCGGGGAAATTACAACCTGCTTAAAGAAGCTGTCAATCACAGTGTCTCCAAATTCATTTACATATCGGCA